In Halorhabdus rudnickae, the following proteins share a genomic window:
- the folP gene encoding dihydropteroate synthase: protein MHNVDAAGLGIGDAHPPRIMGVLNVSRESPYDPSVFADPGEAAAYVEDMIDAGADIVDVGLESANKRLDVLSAEEERERLDTAIETIESVDGDAVFSIETRYSAVADDALSRGFDMVNDVCGFADPEMPVVCEKHDAAVVKMASPPNLDRPGAIEETDWTERCDANWAAEADYVDQVYEALKQGGFTEKTIIDPAFGGWSEAQTREDDRETFRRLREFRGLARPMLVSINRKNFLRELTGRSTEEALPVSLAATAMAVERGAHVIRTHDVAETLDAAIVGEEFARKRVRDPERGIEELDVTRVAEAERHFDRVDAAASNPDEAVTRVFELTGLDDRRADEIAALASDRGVQFLNGTRSHLLVGTPAALRGLATAARDGKLADRLVDRLEYVAREAE, encoded by the coding sequence ATGCACAACGTGGACGCCGCAGGACTCGGGATCGGCGACGCCCACCCGCCCCGGATCATGGGCGTGCTCAACGTAAGCCGGGAGTCGCCGTACGATCCGAGCGTCTTCGCCGACCCCGGCGAGGCAGCCGCCTACGTCGAGGACATGATCGACGCGGGCGCTGACATCGTCGACGTCGGCCTCGAATCGGCCAACAAGCGCCTGGACGTGCTCTCGGCCGAGGAAGAACGTGAACGGCTGGACACCGCGATCGAGACCATCGAATCAGTCGACGGCGACGCCGTCTTCTCGATCGAGACCCGTTACAGTGCGGTCGCCGACGACGCCCTCTCACGGGGGTTCGACATGGTCAACGACGTCTGTGGCTTCGCCGACCCCGAGATGCCCGTGGTCTGTGAAAAACACGACGCCGCGGTCGTGAAAATGGCCAGTCCGCCAAACCTCGACCGACCGGGTGCCATCGAAGAGACGGACTGGACCGAGCGCTGCGATGCCAACTGGGCGGCCGAGGCCGACTACGTCGATCAGGTCTACGAGGCACTCAAACAGGGCGGGTTCACCGAGAAGACGATCATCGACCCGGCTTTCGGGGGCTGGAGCGAGGCCCAGACCCGCGAGGACGACCGAGAGACGTTCCGCCGACTCCGGGAGTTCCGCGGGCTCGCTCGGCCGATGCTGGTCTCGATCAACCGCAAGAACTTCCTCCGTGAGTTGACCGGTCGTTCGACCGAGGAAGCGCTGCCCGTCAGTCTCGCAGCGACCGCGATGGCTGTCGAGCGCGGCGCTCACGTGATCCGGACCCACGACGTGGCAGAGACGCTCGACGCCGCGATCGTCGGCGAAGAGTTCGCCCGCAAGCGAGTACGCGATCCCGAACGGGGAATCGAGGAACTCGACGTGACCCGTGTCGCCGAGGCCGAGCGGCACTTCGACCGCGTCGATGCGGCCGCGTCCAACCCCGACGAAGCCGTCACGCGGGTCTTCGAGTTGACGGGGCTGGACGACCGGCGAGCGGACGAGATAGCCGCGCTGGCGAGCGATCGAGGCGTCCAGTTCCTCAACGGTACCCGGAGCCACCTGCTCGTCGGGACGCCCGCCGCCCTCCGAGGACTGGCGACGGCCGCACGGGATGGGAAACTCGCGGATAGACTCGTCGATCGACTGGAATACGTCGCCCGCGAGGCCGAGTGA